Proteins encoded within one genomic window of Fibrobacterota bacterium:
- a CDS encoding TonB family protein: protein MSGSKVLSFREQNSPGPLEEKLRVEDDRRLLSCTGAGSMLGSAFAAWALTVQIMLPPPLVDPPVDPHPGHYTAVPPKDYHGSIKDQRLVKNHVTPGQTGNKSPKPKTAHVAKKPGWLGQSLITSRTNRLDINASEILSHAFKHMDVDKLTELPVLKHTSESRISGRRGAESHEFNIEYTEEGTGCAGADCGPGVLPELPHSGTRAPTALSSTARVSSIEYAQENNARSSAAILAVIRSHGPGLRHAYNSFLKRYPGLAGKLSLSFSIAPGGDVVELAVVSSTTGAADFDAEVGRLVRSWRFDPVRAPGNDHVTVPFTFSE from the coding sequence ATGTCCGGTTCGAAGGTATTGTCTTTTCGCGAACAGAATTCCCCCGGTCCATTGGAAGAAAAACTCCGCGTCGAGGATGATCGACGATTGTTGAGCTGTACGGGCGCGGGGTCCATGCTCGGGTCCGCCTTCGCGGCCTGGGCCCTCACGGTGCAAATCATGCTTCCGCCTCCGCTGGTCGATCCCCCCGTTGATCCCCATCCGGGCCACTACACGGCGGTGCCCCCGAAGGACTACCACGGCAGTATCAAGGATCAGCGCCTCGTCAAGAATCACGTGACGCCAGGCCAGACGGGAAATAAATCGCCGAAGCCGAAGACCGCTCACGTTGCGAAGAAGCCGGGCTGGCTGGGCCAAAGCCTCATCACTTCCCGCACCAACCGGCTCGACATCAATGCCTCGGAAATCCTTTCCCATGCCTTCAAGCATATGGACGTGGACAAGCTCACCGAACTTCCGGTCCTGAAGCATACCTCGGAATCCCGCATCTCCGGCCGACGCGGGGCGGAAAGCCATGAATTCAATATTGAGTACACGGAAGAGGGAACCGGTTGCGCGGGAGCCGATTGCGGACCGGGCGTCCTCCCCGAACTCCCGCATAGCGGGACCAGGGCCCCGACCGCCCTGTCTTCCACGGCGCGTGTTTCATCAATCGAGTACGCCCAGGAGAACAACGCCCGTTCTTCCGCCGCCATCCTAGCGGTCATCCGCTCCCATGGCCCCGGCCTCAGGCACGCCTACAACTCCTTCCTCAAGCGGTACCCCGGCCTGGCGGGCAAGCTCTCCTTGAGCTTTTCCATCGCGCCCGGCGGGGACGTTGTAGAGTTGGCGGTGGTTTCTTCCACCACCGGAGCCGCGGATTTCGATGCCGAGGTCGGGCGGCTGGTGCGATCCTGGCGTTTCGATCCCGTGAGGGCCCCCGGTAACGACCATGTTACTGTGCCTTTTACTTTTTCCGAGTGA
- a CDS encoding HAMP domain-containing histidine kinase yields the protein MRPSWHSRRCLPGEVYRRHSHRSLLLKLLLVLVAAGVCVNISVGGFWRLSFFRQTHIPLERNIAHYARSLAAEIGSPPDTAKARALANRYALRIRFSGPQGVWESAPGPAIPTDSGEGKNVRGLEGEPGVRMGWAHHSFFIQVPAGGTVTGQAPGGVTPGGMGDITFAAEFGPFSQGRGGSLALLIGLVSFCLAVAFMVIRRMLSPLKTLTNAVERIRRGELGHQIPEWGHDELGELAHSFNAMSSGLKERIRLRDQLLLDVSHELRTPITRIRLALEMGPDGMAKESIRDDLREMEAMISEILETARLDSDNGKLDLEDVDLPALAAEIVADAEGRSPGAKLIGVRGGQGPGGQGPVIRADRARVRKVLANVIDNAMKYSPEGAQPVQVRIDADADEVKVRIEDRGVGIPESELPKIFEPFYRVDRSRSRETGGYGLGLSLCKRIMEAHGGSIAIASREGEGTEVTLAFPRTPQGSPKSPSPH from the coding sequence GTGAATATTTCCGTGGGCGGATTCTGGCGCCTGTCTTTCTTCCGGCAAACGCATATCCCTTTGGAACGCAACATCGCCCACTATGCCCGTTCCCTCGCGGCCGAGATCGGTTCGCCGCCGGACACCGCCAAGGCGCGAGCGCTGGCCAACCGCTATGCCCTGCGCATCCGTTTTTCAGGTCCGCAGGGGGTTTGGGAAAGCGCCCCGGGCCCGGCCATTCCGACGGATTCGGGAGAGGGCAAGAACGTCCGCGGGCTGGAGGGCGAGCCCGGCGTCCGCATGGGCTGGGCCCATCACAGCTTCTTCATCCAAGTGCCGGCGGGCGGTACCGTCACGGGCCAGGCGCCGGGCGGCGTAACGCCGGGCGGCATGGGCGACATCACCTTCGCTGCCGAGTTCGGCCCTTTTTCCCAGGGCCGGGGCGGATCGCTGGCCTTGCTTATCGGCCTCGTATCATTCTGCCTCGCTGTCGCGTTCATGGTCATCCGCCGTATGCTCTCCCCGCTCAAGACCCTGACAAACGCGGTCGAGCGCATCCGCCGCGGCGAGCTCGGGCATCAAATCCCCGAATGGGGACACGACGAACTGGGCGAACTGGCGCATTCCTTCAACGCCATGTCCTCCGGCCTCAAGGAGCGCATCCGCTTGCGCGACCAATTGCTGCTGGACGTGAGCCATGAGCTGCGGACCCCCATCACCCGAATCCGGCTGGCGCTGGAAATGGGTCCCGACGGCATGGCTAAGGAAAGCATCCGGGACGATTTGCGTGAGATGGAAGCGATGATCTCCGAGATCCTTGAGACGGCGCGGCTGGACAGCGACAACGGGAAGCTCGACCTCGAGGACGTCGATTTGCCCGCGCTGGCGGCCGAGATCGTAGCCGATGCGGAGGGGCGTTCTCCGGGGGCCAAGCTGATCGGGGTGAGGGGCGGCCAAGGACCGGGCGGCCAAGGACCGGTGATTCGCGCGGACCGGGCGCGCGTCCGCAAGGTATTGGCCAACGTCATCGACAACGCCATGAAATACTCCCCGGAAGGCGCGCAACCGGTCCAAGTCCGCATCGATGCGGATGCGGACGAAGTCAAGGTGAGAATCGAGGATCGCGGAGTGGGCATCCCGGAATCGGAACTGCCGAAAATCTTCGAGCCTTTCTACCGCGTGGATCGCTCGCGTTCCCGGGAAACCGGTGGCTACGGCCTGGGTTTGAGCTTGTGCAAACGCATCATGGAAGCCCATGGCGGCAGCATCGCCATCGCCAGCCGGGAGGGAGAAGGCACCGAAGTCACGCTGGCATTCCCCAGAACGCCACAAGGAAGCCCAAAGTCTCCAAGCCCGCATTGA
- a CDS encoding HD domain-containing protein: protein MIEFGINEITPGMVVARSVLGGSSGVMLAAGYVLDEAIIARCKRQGMRSLWVRVGNEDSLPAGNVNDQLALQAQQAWKDNLSILEKVGETQDSTLENLSKFTSDPGRFKNIIATDKMKSIVDQIIRSVLGSEPLMINLASMRTTDGYLHQHALDVTITATLIAGRLKYAVADIQELALGCFLMDLGMIIVPQALLEKKTPLTLQEMHILEEHPAVGFAILRANEGININTAHVAYQHHERLDGRGYPRKLKGDDVTPQKTLSHAGGHIHRYAQIAAVADAYITAISPHPNTVAPLPPLEAMKMLIGEAGKGLNTHVVNALITLIPVFPTGTRVVVSKSPKPFLMGYLGVVTQANLKDQEKPKVLLVMDRFRRRIKPIALDLAAEKGVEIQFAPL from the coding sequence ATGATCGAATTCGGCATAAACGAAATCACGCCAGGAATGGTGGTCGCCCGCTCCGTCCTGGGCGGATCTTCCGGCGTCATGCTGGCCGCCGGATACGTGCTGGACGAGGCCATCATCGCCCGTTGCAAGCGGCAGGGCATGCGATCCTTGTGGGTTCGCGTCGGGAATGAAGATTCCTTGCCCGCCGGCAACGTCAATGATCAGCTCGCCCTCCAGGCCCAGCAGGCGTGGAAGGACAACCTGAGCATCCTGGAGAAGGTGGGCGAGACCCAGGATTCCACCCTCGAAAACCTCTCCAAGTTCACTTCCGATCCCGGCCGGTTCAAGAACATCATCGCGACCGATAAGATGAAATCCATCGTCGACCAGATCATCCGATCGGTCCTGGGTTCCGAGCCGTTGATGATCAACCTGGCCTCCATGCGCACCACCGACGGCTACCTGCATCAGCACGCCCTCGACGTCACCATCACCGCCACCCTGATCGCGGGGCGGCTGAAGTATGCCGTAGCCGACATCCAGGAACTGGCCCTCGGCTGTTTCCTGATGGACCTGGGGATGATCATCGTGCCCCAGGCCTTGCTGGAGAAGAAAACACCCCTGACCTTGCAGGAGATGCATATCCTGGAGGAACATCCCGCCGTGGGTTTCGCCATCCTGCGGGCCAACGAAGGCATCAATATCAACACCGCGCATGTGGCCTACCAGCATCATGAGCGTTTGGACGGGCGCGGCTACCCGCGAAAGCTCAAGGGAGATGACGTCACGCCGCAGAAGACCCTGAGCCACGCGGGCGGGCACATCCATCGCTACGCGCAGATCGCGGCCGTGGCCGACGCTTACATCACCGCCATTTCGCCCCATCCCAACACGGTGGCGCCCCTGCCCCCCTTGGAGGCCATGAAGATGCTGATCGGGGAGGCGGGTAAAGGGCTCAATACCCATGTCGTCAACGCCCTCATCACCTTGATCCCCGTTTTCCCCACCGGCACCCGCGTGGTGGTGTCCAAGTCCCCCAAGCCTTTCCTCATGGGCTATCTGGGGGTTGTGACCCAGGCCAACCTCAAGGACCAGGAGAAGCCGAAGGTGCTCTTGGTGATGGATCGTTTCCGCCGCCGCATCAAACCCATCGCGCTGGATCTGGCGGCCGAGAAAGGCGTCGAGATCCAATTCGCGCCGCTTTAG
- a CDS encoding HD domain-containing protein, with amino-acid sequence MHPDNDPLPPANPPKSLTEAESLSRAEAFVRARCAHDSGGHDFHHLRRVRALALRLAEPLGADPFVTEMAAWLHDVADPKLNPDPLAGRRELAGFLEGLSLSAERRARVEDVVERVSFGKELDGDARPKSPELMAVQDADRLDAIGALGIARAFAYGGSKGQPMHDPDLPPRRDLDHGSYRAGKSTSVNHFHEKLLTLKGRLNSEAARAIAEGRHRFMEAFLERFLAEWEGNG; translated from the coding sequence ATGCATCCCGATAACGACCCTTTGCCCCCCGCTAATCCCCCGAAATCCCTAACCGAAGCCGAATCCCTTTCCCGGGCCGAGGCCTTCGTCCGCGCCCGCTGCGCCCATGATTCCGGAGGGCACGATTTCCACCATTTGCGGCGGGTGCGCGCCTTGGCCCTGCGCCTGGCCGAACCCCTCGGCGCCGATCCCTTCGTAACGGAAATGGCCGCCTGGCTGCACGACGTTGCCGACCCCAAGCTGAACCCCGATCCGCTAGCGGGGCGGCGCGAGCTGGCGGGCTTCCTGGAGGGTCTTAGCCTATCCGCGGAACGCCGGGCCCGGGTGGAGGACGTGGTCGAACGAGTTTCCTTCGGGAAGGAGCTCGATGGGGACGCGCGGCCCAAATCGCCCGAGTTGATGGCCGTCCAGGACGCGGATCGTTTGGACGCCATCGGCGCCCTCGGCATCGCCCGGGCTTTCGCCTACGGCGGGTCCAAGGGCCAGCCCATGCATGATCCCGACCTTCCGCCCCGGCGCGATCTGGATCACGGCAGCTACCGCGCCGGCAAGTCCACCAGCGTGAACCATTTCCACGAGAAGCTGCTTACCCTCAAGGGCCGCCTCAACTCCGAGGCCGCCCGGGCCATCGCCGAGGGAAGGCATCGCTTCATGGAAGCCTTTCTGGAACGCTTCCTGGCCGAGTGGGAAGGCAACGGATAG